One genomic segment of Bacillus thermozeamaize includes these proteins:
- a CDS encoding phosphonate ABC transporter substrate-binding protein: MKKKIRFFACLAFVTALVFLLPACGSGGQPDAGQKEPASAAKGVFTFGIIPAETDIPEETLRKLEHYLSEKLGREVKAATYPNYNGVVEALNYGKLDMAYLGPLTYVLANHESGVQAIVAKTFDGKPYYHSLLIAPADSPYDSIEDVVAHASQITFAFGDPNSTSGSLVPSIQLKELGVYNSPDDHKFKKVIFTGAHNVTALSVASKQVDVGAIDSAYFQQMIKDGKVKESDYKVIWQSEKLFQYPFAVKKGTDEATVAKLQAAFMSIKDEAILKAFAADGFVEASDQDYEAIRQAAMKDGRIK, from the coding sequence ATGAAAAAAAAGATTCGTTTTTTCGCCTGTCTGGCGTTCGTCACGGCATTGGTTTTTCTTTTGCCGGCCTGCGGTTCCGGCGGACAACCGGACGCGGGTCAAAAAGAACCGGCTTCTGCCGCAAAAGGCGTGTTTACGTTCGGGATCATTCCAGCTGAAACGGACATCCCAGAGGAGACGCTGCGCAAGCTCGAGCATTACCTTTCGGAAAAGCTGGGGCGTGAAGTCAAAGCGGCCACCTATCCCAATTACAACGGCGTGGTCGAGGCATTGAATTATGGTAAGCTGGACATGGCTTACCTCGGACCGTTAACCTACGTGCTGGCCAATCACGAAAGCGGTGTGCAGGCGATTGTCGCCAAAACCTTTGATGGCAAACCATATTATCATTCCCTCCTGATCGCTCCGGCGGATTCGCCATACGACAGCATCGAGGACGTGGTGGCTCATGCGTCTCAGATCACGTTCGCTTTTGGCGACCCCAATTCCACGTCCGGGTCATTGGTGCCCAGCATCCAATTGAAAGAACTGGGGGTTTACAACAGTCCCGATGACCACAAGTTCAAAAAGGTCATTTTCACCGGCGCCCACAACGTGACGGCGCTCTCGGTCGCCAGCAAGCAGGTGGATGTCGGGGCGATTGACAGCGCCTATTTTCAACAGATGATCAAGGACGGCAAAGTGAAGGAAAGCGATTATAAAGTGATTTGGCAATCGGAAAAGCTCTTCCAATATCCGTTTGCCGTGAAAAAGGGGACGGATGAGGCGACGGTTGCCAAACTTCAGGCGGCCTTTATGTCGATCAAAGATGAGGCGATTCTCAAAGCCTTTGCCGCAGACGGTTTTGTGGAGGCCAGCGATCAGGACTATGAGGCGATTCGCCAGGCGGCCATGAAGGACGGTCGCATCAAGTGA
- a CDS encoding phosphonate ABC transporter, permease protein PhnE, with amino-acid sequence MRRWLIGLAVLGILFWSAMGTESDVRKFADIGATAQFVATRWFPPDWSVLPKALHQAIITLQIAITGTFWALVAALPIAFLAAWNTAPHPAVYHLVRTLLSFARSVPEIVWALLFVPTIGLGPFGGVLAIFLHNLGVLGKLLSELVEAAERGPQEAVASVGARKVLVILFGIIPQIGPNILSHYFYRLEVGVRTSLILGFIGAGGIGAQLFIDFNLQNYTRVAVEVLVIMGLVVIVDYLGAYLRSKVI; translated from the coding sequence ATGCGTCGGTGGTTGATCGGGCTTGCCGTCTTGGGCATCTTGTTCTGGAGCGCGATGGGCACGGAAAGTGACGTGCGGAAGTTTGCCGATATTGGCGCGACGGCGCAGTTTGTTGCGACCCGGTGGTTTCCCCCCGACTGGTCTGTTTTGCCGAAAGCCTTGCATCAGGCAATCATTACTCTGCAGATCGCCATTACTGGCACGTTTTGGGCCTTGGTTGCCGCGCTGCCGATTGCCTTTTTGGCGGCATGGAACACAGCGCCGCACCCGGCCGTCTATCACTTGGTCAGAACGTTGCTGAGCTTTGCCCGTTCGGTTCCCGAAATCGTTTGGGCGCTGCTTTTCGTTCCCACCATCGGGCTGGGGCCGTTTGGCGGCGTTTTGGCCATCTTTTTGCACAACCTCGGCGTGCTTGGGAAACTGCTGTCGGAATTGGTGGAGGCCGCCGAGCGCGGCCCGCAGGAAGCCGTGGCCTCTGTCGGCGCGAGAAAGGTGCTGGTGATACTGTTTGGGATCATTCCGCAAATAGGGCCAAACATCTTGTCGCACTATTTTTACCGGCTGGAAGTGGGGGTCAGAACGTCGCTCATCTTGGGATTCATCGGTGCCGGAGGGATTGGCGCCCAGCTGTTTATCGATTTCAATCTGCAAAACTACACGCGTGTCGCTGTTGAAGTCCTCGTGATCATGGGCTTGGTCGTGATCGTCGATTATCTCGGGGCTTATCTTCGATCAAAGGTGATCTAA
- a CDS encoding phosphonate ABC transporter ATP-binding protein: protein MLEIRDLVKQYPGRGRPALDGVHLTVEKGEFIAILGLSGAGKSTLIRCINRLIEPTGGAILWQGENVLRKKGDGLRAYRRQIGMIFQNFHLIDRLSVFQNVLVGRFGVTPLWRVLLQRFREEDKRMAMQALERVGMADLHRVRADRLSGGQRQRVAIARALAQRPALILGDEPISSLDPATATAVMELLKSINQQEGITMVLNLHSVAVAKQYASRIIGLAGGKVVYDGTPQELDDSALSVIYPAQRQDAVETIRR, encoded by the coding sequence GTGTTGGAAATACGCGATCTGGTCAAACAATATCCGGGGCGTGGCCGGCCCGCCTTGGATGGCGTCCATTTGACCGTTGAGAAGGGAGAATTTATCGCGATTCTGGGCTTGAGCGGAGCAGGAAAATCGACGCTGATCCGTTGCATCAACCGCCTGATCGAGCCGACAGGCGGCGCCATCCTTTGGCAAGGGGAAAACGTCCTGCGCAAAAAAGGGGACGGGCTGCGCGCATATCGGCGTCAGATTGGCATGATCTTTCAAAACTTCCATTTGATTGATCGCCTGTCCGTTTTCCAGAATGTGCTGGTCGGCCGGTTCGGTGTGACGCCTTTATGGCGCGTATTGCTGCAGCGATTCCGCGAGGAAGACAAACGCATGGCGATGCAGGCGCTGGAGCGTGTCGGCATGGCGGATTTGCACCGGGTCAGGGCGGACCGGCTGAGCGGCGGGCAGCGGCAACGTGTGGCGATTGCCCGCGCGCTGGCGCAAAGGCCGGCGCTGATACTCGGCGATGAGCCGATTTCCAGCCTCGATCCGGCGACGGCGACGGCCGTGATGGAACTGCTGAAAAGCATCAATCAGCAGGAAGGGATTACGATGGTGTTAAATCTCCATAGCGTGGCCGTGGCCAAGCAGTACGCGAGCCGGATTATTGGCCTGGCCGGCGGCAAGGTGGTCTACGACGGCACGCCGCAAGAGCTGGACGACAGCGCCCTGTCGGTCATTTATCCTGCGCAACGACAGGATGCCGTTGAAACGATCCGCCGCTGA
- a CDS encoding 50S ribosomal protein L33: MRVIVTMACTECQQRNYTTTKNKRTHPDRLELKKYCRTCNHHTLHRETK; the protein is encoded by the coding sequence GTGAGGGTCATTGTGACGATGGCTTGTACGGAGTGCCAACAGCGCAACTACACGACGACCAAAAACAAGCGTACGCATCCTGACCGCCTGGAACTGAAAAAATACTGCAGGACATGCAATCATCATACGCTGCATCGCGAGACGAAGTAA
- a CDS encoding preprotein translocase subunit SecE has protein sequence MGVAGVSFIARLGTGVKRGFVSTGRYFKESWSELKKVRWPNRKELRNYTAIVLVTVLLMAIFFGLIDLGLSFLLDWILK, from the coding sequence ATGGGGGTGGCCGGTGTGAGCTTCATCGCGCGGTTGGGTACAGGCGTCAAGCGAGGGTTTGTTTCCACGGGTCGCTATTTCAAGGAAAGCTGGTCTGAGCTGAAAAAAGTTCGCTGGCCCAATCGCAAGGAGCTGAGAAACTATACGGCGATTGTCCTGGTCACGGTTTTGCTCATGGCCATCTTTTTCGGGCTCATCGATCTCGGGTTGAGCTTTTTGCTGGACTGGATTTTGAAATAA
- a CDS encoding transcription termination/antitermination protein NusG gives MEKRWYVIHTYSGHENKVKTNLEKRVESMGMGDKIFRVIVPTEETVELKDGKRKTVQKRVFPGYVLVEMIMTDDSWYLVRNTPGVTGFVGSTGAGSKPTPLKEHEVRAILRQMGEAVSQPVADFQVKEPVRVVEGPFANFVGTIDEILLDKNKLRVMINMFGRETPVELNFDQVEKID, from the coding sequence ATGGAAAAGCGATGGTACGTCATTCATACTTACTCCGGTCATGAGAATAAGGTGAAGACCAACCTTGAAAAGCGCGTTGAGTCGATGGGGATGGGCGACAAGATCTTCCGCGTCATCGTGCCTACCGAAGAAACGGTGGAGCTGAAAGACGGCAAGCGGAAGACGGTGCAGAAACGCGTCTTTCCTGGCTACGTGCTGGTTGAAATGATCATGACCGATGATTCCTGGTACCTTGTGCGGAACACGCCGGGTGTGACTGGATTTGTCGGTTCGACAGGTGCTGGCTCAAAACCGACGCCGCTAAAAGAGCATGAAGTGCGTGCCATCTTGCGTCAAATGGGTGAGGCGGTTAGCCAGCCTGTGGCTGATTTTCAAGTGAAGGAGCCCGTCAGAGTGGTGGAAGGGCCTTTCGCCAATTTTGTCGGTACAATCGACGAGATATTGCTGGATAAAAACAAGCTGCGTGTGATGATCAACATGTTCGGTCGTGAGACGCCTGTGGAACTGAATTTTGATCAGGTGGAAAAGATCGATTGA
- a CDS encoding 50S ribosomal protein L11, translating into MAKKVIKIVKLQIPAGKANPAPPVGPALGQAGVNIMAFCKEFNEKTADKAGLIIPVEISVFEDRSFTFITKTPPAAVLLKKAAGIESGSSEPNKTKVATIKREKVREIAELKMPDLNASTVEAAMRMVEGTARSMGIEIVD; encoded by the coding sequence ATGGCGAAAAAAGTGATCAAGATCGTGAAACTGCAAATACCCGCCGGCAAGGCGAACCCTGCACCTCCTGTCGGTCCGGCTTTGGGGCAGGCGGGTGTCAATATCATGGCCTTTTGCAAGGAGTTCAATGAAAAGACGGCAGACAAGGCGGGGTTGATCATTCCGGTTGAGATCTCCGTCTTTGAAGACCGGTCCTTTACCTTCATCACGAAAACGCCTCCTGCAGCCGTGCTGCTCAAGAAAGCGGCCGGGATTGAATCCGGCTCAAGCGAGCCGAACAAGACCAAAGTGGCCACCATCAAGCGGGAGAAGGTTCGGGAAATTGCCGAGCTGAAGATGCCCGATCTCAACGCTTCGACGGTGGAAGCGGCGATGCGGATGGTGGAAGGGACAGCGCGCAGCATGGGCATCGAGATTGTGGATTAA
- a CDS encoding 50S ribosomal protein L1, protein MSKKGKRYQEAVKLVDRQEAYTPQEAIQLVKQMAKAKFDETVEVAVRLGVDPRKADQQVRGAVVLPHGTGKTKRVLVFAKGEKAKEAEAAGADVVGDDDLVQRIKQGWLEFDVAVATPDMMGSVGQLGRILGPKGLMPNPKTGTVTFDVAKAVQEIKAGKIEYRVDKAGNVHAPIGKISFDDEKLLENFYALIEALQKAKPAAAKGQYIRNVTLCSTMGPGVRVALAKLTRAS, encoded by the coding sequence TTGTCCAAGAAGGGCAAACGTTATCAAGAAGCTGTAAAACTGGTGGATCGTCAGGAAGCGTATACGCCGCAAGAGGCCATCCAGCTGGTCAAGCAAATGGCCAAAGCCAAGTTTGACGAGACGGTGGAAGTGGCGGTCCGGCTGGGCGTGGATCCCAGAAAGGCGGATCAGCAAGTGCGCGGCGCGGTGGTGCTTCCTCATGGGACAGGAAAGACCAAGCGTGTGCTCGTGTTTGCCAAGGGAGAAAAGGCCAAGGAGGCGGAAGCCGCAGGTGCCGATGTGGTCGGTGACGACGACTTGGTGCAGCGGATCAAGCAGGGCTGGCTGGAATTTGACGTGGCTGTCGCCACGCCGGATATGATGGGTTCGGTGGGCCAATTGGGCCGGATCCTCGGTCCGAAAGGCTTGATGCCCAACCCCAAAACGGGAACCGTGACCTTTGACGTGGCAAAGGCGGTACAGGAAATCAAGGCTGGTAAGATTGAATACCGTGTGGATAAAGCGGGGAACGTACACGCGCCGATCGGCAAGATTTCTTTTGACGATGAGAAGCTGCTGGAGAATTTTTATGCTCTGATCGAGGCCTTGCAGAAGGCCAAGCCGGCAGCGGCAAAGGGCCAGTATATCCGGAACGTGACGCTTTGTTCCACGATGGGCCCGGGAGTACGTGTCGCCCTCGCCAAGTTGACGCGAGCCTCTTAA
- a CDS encoding 50S ribosomal protein L10 yields the protein MGAREEKVKLVEALTEQLKNNSCVLLADYRGLTVAEMTELRKQLREAGVEFKVVKNTLTRRAAAAAEIEGLEQYLVGPTAIAFSREDVVAPAKILTKFAKEHEELEIKGGLVEGKVVSLDEIKALADLPSREGLLSMLLSVLQAPIRNFALAVKAVAEKQEPQEA from the coding sequence ATGGGCGCAAGAGAAGAAAAGGTCAAATTGGTCGAAGCCCTGACGGAGCAGTTGAAAAACAACAGTTGCGTCCTGCTGGCAGATTACCGTGGGCTGACCGTGGCCGAGATGACAGAACTGCGGAAGCAGTTGCGGGAAGCAGGTGTAGAATTCAAAGTCGTGAAAAACACCTTGACCCGCAGGGCGGCTGCGGCGGCCGAGATCGAAGGGCTGGAACAGTATTTGGTTGGACCGACAGCCATCGCTTTCAGCCGGGAGGATGTCGTCGCGCCGGCCAAGATCCTGACCAAGTTTGCCAAGGAACACGAAGAACTGGAGATTAAAGGCGGGCTCGTCGAGGGGAAAGTGGTCAGCCTGGATGAAATCAAGGCGCTGGCCGACCTCCCATCCCGCGAAGGATTGCTTTCCATGCTGCTCAGCGTGCTGCAGGCGCCGATTCGCAATTTTGCGCTGGCAGTCAAGGCGGTTGCCGAAAAGCAGGAACCACAAGAGGCTTGA
- a CDS encoding 50S ribosomal protein L7/L12: protein MTKEEIIEAIKGMTVLELNELVKAIEEEFGVTAAAPVAVVGGAAPGAEAAAEQTEFDVILANAGASKINVIKVVREITGLGLKEAKALVDEAPKPIKEKVSKEEAEQIKSKLEEVGATVEVK from the coding sequence ATGACGAAAGAGGAAATCATCGAAGCCATTAAAGGGATGACCGTACTGGAACTCAATGAGTTGGTCAAGGCCATTGAAGAAGAATTTGGCGTCACTGCCGCGGCGCCTGTGGCCGTGGTTGGTGGAGCGGCGCCGGGAGCCGAAGCGGCGGCGGAGCAGACCGAGTTTGACGTGATTTTGGCCAACGCAGGCGCTTCCAAGATCAACGTGATCAAGGTCGTCCGTGAGATCACCGGCCTCGGGCTGAAGGAAGCCAAGGCGCTTGTGGATGAGGCGCCAAAACCCATCAAGGAAAAAGTGTCCAAGGAAGAGGCTGAGCAGATCAAGAGCAAGCTGGAAGAAGTCGGCGCTACGGT